The Candidatus Parvarchaeota archaeon genome includes a window with the following:
- a CDS encoding MFS transporter, with amino-acid sequence MEVESKKPSLERRDRQNPPGTSKDLDNSIYDGVAFSVSAGIGDNYIPAAAILNGAGALQVGLLSAIPQFIGSLLQFLSFPLMRRIGSRKAMVLGGVALQSISWLAVAATMFYPGELSFWVMLGAFSLGVGISLMVNPAWASWIADLVPENQRPHFFASRNRLMNLALFVSTFAAGIMLRDLSASLGVRIAFALIFLAAFLARALTYYFHNKVSEPEFRPMMMHEVHLKHLFLLPAYKKELTFLIFISLMNFATQVASPFFTPYMLQSLGFDLAGIGFVSAVAIIVKVASLPYWGSMIDRFGNKKVLAVCSVGAALVPAIWLLSRDFYHILIFNAFSGFVWAGFDLCAFNYLLSSVSRELRASYVSKYNLFNGFLYTAGSLAGGIAISSIGNSLLFGFAAIPVIFIASTVMRLSVSLALLPRIPEKELPSTHTERHLLLKVLAVYPAQGAIMTVMHGWNITHRVIDAGKSTGMKFIHNVGSLKK; translated from the coding sequence ATGGAAGTAGAATCAAAAAAACCTAGTCTTGAAAGAAGGGATAGACAAAATCCACCAGGCACCAGTAAAGATTTGGACAACTCGATTTACGACGGGGTTGCTTTTTCAGTCAGCGCAGGCATCGGCGACAACTACATACCAGCGGCTGCCATACTAAATGGTGCCGGGGCGCTGCAAGTAGGGCTGCTTTCAGCCATTCCGCAGTTCATAGGCTCGCTTTTGCAGTTCCTTTCATTTCCACTCATGCGCAGGATTGGCAGCAGAAAGGCAATGGTGCTTGGCGGGGTGGCTTTGCAGTCAATTAGCTGGCTTGCAGTTGCCGCAACCATGTTTTACCCAGGGGAGCTTTCATTTTGGGTAATGCTTGGCGCGTTTTCACTTGGGGTTGGGATAAGCCTTATGGTAAACCCAGCCTGGGCCTCGTGGATTGCAGACTTGGTGCCGGAAAACCAGCGGCCTCATTTTTTTGCCTCAAGGAACAGGCTCATGAACCTTGCCTTGTTTGTTTCCACTTTTGCAGCAGGCATAATGCTTAGGGACTTGAGTGCAAGCCTAGGTGTCAGGATTGCCTTTGCACTTATTTTTCTTGCAGCATTTTTGGCAAGGGCTTTGACATATTATTTCCACAACAAGGTGAGTGAGCCGGAGTTTCGCCCAATGATGATGCACGAAGTGCACCTCAAGCACCTGTTTTTGCTGCCTGCATACAAAAAAGAGCTGACTTTCCTGATTTTCATCAGCCTGATGAATTTTGCCACCCAGGTTGCTTCCCCGTTTTTCACGCCATACATGCTGCAAAGCCTCGGCTTTGACCTTGCGGGAATTGGATTTGTAAGTGCGGTTGCAATAATTGTCAAGGTTGCAAGCCTGCCTTACTGGGGCTCCATGATTGACAGGTTTGGCAACAAGAAGGTGCTTGCAGTCTGTTCCGTTGGCGCCGCATTGGTCCCTGCAATTTGGCTTTTGTCAAGGGATTTTTACCACATCCTGATTTTCAACGCATTTTCCGGTTTTGTCTGGGCCGGCTTTGACCTTTGCGCATTCAACTATCTTCTCTCATCCGTGTCAAGGGAGCTGCGAGCCTCATATGTTTCTAAATACAACCTTTTCAACGGGTTTTTGTACACTGCAGGCAGCCTTGCAGGGGGAATTGCCATTTCAAGCATTGGGAACTCGCTGCTGTTTGGCTTTGCCGCGATTCCCGTAATTTTCATAGCCTCAACTGTGATGAGGCTTTCTGTGTCCCTTGCGCTTTTGCCCCGGATACCGGAAAAGGAGCTTCCAAGCACGCACACCGAGAGGCACCTGCTTCTCAAAGTGCTTGCCGTGTATCCTGCCCAAGGCGCCATAATGACTGTAATGCATGGCTGGAACATAACACACAGAGTCATTGACGCAGGCAAAAGCACCGGGATGAAATTCATCCACAACGTCGGCTCGCTGAAAAAATAG
- a CDS encoding peptidyl-tRNA hydrolase, with product MELKQVIVVRNDLGMGKGKLAGQVGHAAVLGYIKVLSKDKKTAKAWEDAGQKKIVVKVENEAEFFGLYEKMKRAVPCALVQDAGMTQLAPGTATCFAAGPWNAQEIDKFTGELKLL from the coding sequence ATGGAACTCAAGCAGGTGATAGTGGTCAGAAACGACCTGGGGATGGGCAAGGGAAAACTGGCTGGGCAGGTTGGGCATGCAGCAGTGCTTGGCTACATAAAAGTTTTGTCAAAAGACAAAAAGACTGCAAAAGCCTGGGAGGACGCCGGGCAGAAAAAAATAGTCGTCAAGGTGGAAAACGAGGCTGAATTTTTTGGCCTGTATGAAAAAATGAAAAGGGCCGTGCCCTGCGCCCTTGTGCAGGATGCCGGCATGACGCAGCTTGCCCCTGGCACTGCAACCTGCTTTGCGGCAGGCCCCTGGAACGCGCAGGAGATTGACAAGTTCACAGGCGAGCTGAAGCTTCTCTAA
- a CDS encoding DNA double-strand break repair nuclease NurA translates to MKIEIRDALEVARSLSEACQSAADSIRQLNGKLGLEGPENARPIIEKVEESRADFCVAAVDSGVVAATLRFLDIVAIRPAGVIFEYRGGRLFSHRYIPSKTPGFVVKADGGLDYGEVAARNSLCRLIEEMGLALRIAKEESADGKGCCQPGMILIDGSLVPLVSDRPAKDSRIGYLYGMLVEKYRELFSVCRQKGICLVGFSKDSRGRRFVEAIRSSGVPLPVLDRIGDVQLFSSVLGEAQRTVALPYAANPKEHPILEDFGEFGDKIRVYYQRIWEHAPVYRIEYLDFAGAQACGSEFLDSIAARIAFMCKAGKKFPYPPVLIEADMAAAAGKAEAGILEMEIGRATGAAKKVRDERPFR, encoded by the coding sequence ATGAAAATCGAGATACGGGATGCGCTTGAGGTTGCAAGAAGCCTCAGCGAGGCGTGCCAAAGCGCCGCAGACTCGATACGGCAGCTTAACGGAAAGCTTGGGCTCGAAGGGCCAGAAAACGCAAGGCCCATTATTGAAAAAGTCGAGGAAAGCAGGGCTGATTTTTGCGTTGCGGCGGTTGACTCGGGGGTTGTGGCTGCAACATTGCGCTTTTTGGACATTGTCGCAATAAGGCCGGCAGGCGTTATTTTTGAGTATAGGGGCGGCCGGCTTTTTTCGCACAGGTACATCCCGTCAAAAACCCCCGGCTTTGTTGTAAAGGCAGACGGAGGCCTGGACTACGGTGAAGTTGCGGCAAGGAATTCCCTTTGCAGGCTGATTGAAGAGATGGGGCTGGCGCTAAGGATTGCAAAGGAGGAAAGCGCTGATGGGAAGGGCTGCTGCCAGCCCGGGATGATTTTGATTGACGGCTCGCTTGTTCCACTTGTTTCAGACAGGCCGGCAAAGGACTCAAGGATTGGGTACCTTTACGGCATGCTTGTGGAAAAATACAGGGAGCTATTCAGCGTTTGCAGGCAAAAAGGCATATGTCTTGTCGGGTTTTCAAAGGACTCGCGTGGCAGAAGGTTTGTGGAGGCAATCAGGAGCTCCGGAGTGCCGCTTCCGGTGCTTGACAGGATTGGGGACGTGCAGCTTTTTTCAAGCGTGCTTGGAGAGGCGCAGCGGACGGTTGCACTGCCTTATGCAGCCAATCCAAAAGAGCACCCCATACTTGAAGATTTTGGGGAGTTTGGCGACAAAATCAGGGTATATTACCAAAGGATATGGGAACATGCGCCTGTTTACAGGATTGAATATCTGGACTTTGCAGGCGCTCAGGCTTGCGGCAGCGAATTTCTGGACAGTATTGCAGCCAGGATTGCCTTCATGTGCAAGGCAGGAAAAAAATTCCCTTATCCGCCAGTTTTGATTGAGGCCGACATGGCTGCAGCGGCAGGAAAGGCCGAGGCAGGCATTCTTGA